A DNA window from Massilia putida contains the following coding sequences:
- a CDS encoding thymidylate synthase encodes MDKQYLSLLRDVLDNGVHKGDRTGTGTLSVFGRMYRHDLSDGFPLLTTKKLHIKSILHELLWFLRGDTNIKYLNDNGVSIWNEWATPEGELGPVYGAQWRFWKGPNGETYDQIAALIDGIKKRPDSRRHIINAWNVAYLPDESKAPELNALEGKMALPPCHIMYQFYVANGRLSTHLTQRSGDLYLGIPFNCTSVSFLTHMIAQQCDLEVGEIIHSIGDLHLYSNHLEQARLQLTREPRPLPKLVIKRKPASIFDYKFEDFEVINYDPHPHIPAPIAK; translated from the coding sequence ATGGACAAGCAATACCTTAGCCTGCTGCGTGACGTACTTGACAACGGGGTCCATAAAGGCGATCGAACGGGCACCGGCACCCTGTCGGTCTTCGGTCGCATGTATCGACACGATCTGAGCGACGGCTTTCCGTTGCTCACGACCAAGAAACTTCATATTAAGTCCATCCTGCACGAACTCCTGTGGTTCCTACGGGGCGATACAAACATCAAGTACCTAAACGATAATGGCGTTTCAATCTGGAATGAGTGGGCAACTCCGGAAGGCGAACTCGGTCCAGTCTACGGTGCACAATGGCGGTTTTGGAAAGGCCCGAACGGAGAAACCTACGACCAGATTGCAGCCTTGATCGATGGCATAAAAAAGCGCCCTGACAGTCGGCGTCATATTATCAATGCTTGGAATGTCGCATATTTGCCTGACGAGTCAAAAGCACCTGAACTCAATGCGCTTGAAGGCAAAATGGCTTTGCCGCCCTGCCACATCATGTATCAGTTCTACGTTGCTAACGGGCGCCTTTCGACGCATCTAACGCAACGCTCAGGTGATTTGTACTTGGGCATCCCGTTCAACTGTACGAGCGTATCATTCCTTACTCATATGATTGCACAACAGTGCGACCTTGAAGTGGGAGAAATTATCCATTCGATCGGAGATTTGCATCTCTATTCCAATCACTTAGAGCAGGCACGCCTACAACTTACCCGCGAGCCACGACCATTGCCAAAACTAGTAATCAAGCGCAAGCCAGCCTCAATTTTCGATTACAAGTTCGAGGATTTCGAAGTTATAAATTACGACCCGCATCCGCACATTCCTGCTCCGATCGCTAAGTGA
- a CDS encoding threonine aldolase family protein, producing the protein MTDTELLARCTTVLPGHRARTPAEMFAAMSAWCDANGIAHDTYGDGALIQGFERRVAELLGFEAAVFCISGTLAQVTALRLAADARGRAPVALHPTAHIFVHERSNYQLLGHFDALRVGDPYRPWSAADIVNVPDRLSAVALEIPMREIGGQLPSWDDLRTIKAHCRADGIHLHMDGARLWEAAAGYGRSVAEIAAGFDTVYTSLYKGIGGLGGAMLAGSHEFVAQAAEWFKRQGGNVIHRSPYVVAAAMQFEQRLAAMPACFERTRFLFDVLRDHPVLRVNPAEPQANMLHLHLPVGRERALEIRRELARDHGIWPFNRVNHGMLPETSFFEIYVGDNLLDTPDGRVREAVALLAAAVERGIG; encoded by the coding sequence TTGACCGACACCGAACTGCTCGCCCGCTGCACCACCGTCCTCCCCGGCCACCGCGCCCGCACGCCGGCGGAAATGTTCGCCGCGATGTCCGCGTGGTGCGACGCCAACGGCATCGCCCACGACACATACGGCGACGGCGCCCTGATCCAGGGTTTCGAGCGGCGCGTGGCCGAACTGCTCGGTTTCGAAGCGGCCGTGTTCTGCATCAGCGGTACGCTCGCACAGGTGACCGCGCTGCGCCTCGCGGCCGACGCCCGCGGCCGCGCCCCGGTCGCACTGCATCCGACCGCGCACATCTTCGTCCACGAACGTTCGAACTACCAGCTGCTGGGGCATTTCGACGCGCTGCGCGTCGGCGACCCGTATCGTCCGTGGTCGGCCGCCGACATCGTGAACGTCCCCGACCGCCTGTCCGCCGTCGCGCTGGAGATTCCCATGCGCGAGATCGGCGGCCAGCTGCCTTCCTGGGACGACCTGCGGACCATCAAGGCGCACTGCCGCGCGGACGGCATCCACCTGCACATGGACGGCGCGCGCCTGTGGGAAGCGGCGGCCGGTTATGGCCGCTCCGTGGCCGAGATCGCGGCCGGCTTCGACACCGTCTACACCTCCCTGTACAAGGGCATCGGCGGCCTCGGTGGCGCGATGCTGGCCGGCAGCCACGAATTCGTCGCGCAGGCCGCCGAATGGTTCAAGCGCCAGGGCGGCAACGTGATCCACCGCTCGCCTTACGTGGTCGCGGCCGCAATGCAGTTCGAACAGCGCCTTGCCGCCATGCCCGCCTGTTTCGAGCGCACGCGGTTCCTGTTCGACGTCCTGCGCGACCACCCGGTGCTGCGCGTGAACCCGGCCGAACCGCAGGCGAACATGCTGCACCTCCACCTGCCCGTCGGCCGCGAGCGCGCACTGGAAATCCGCCGCGAACTGGCGCGCGACCACGGCATCTGGCCATTCAACCGCGTCAACCACGGCATGCTGCCGGAGACCTCGTTCTTCGAGATCTACGTCGGCGACAATCTGCTGGACACGCCGGACGGCCGCGTGCGCGAAGCCGTCGCGCTGCTGGCGGCGGCGGTGGAGCGCGGCATCGGTTAA
- a CDS encoding methyl-accepting chemotaxis protein, translating into MNTQSFRVANWTVGSKITAFTFALVSAILAGLVFTITWTTSSMLHARAISNVESELQSVVNAVEMFDKVMKSQAMSFGRIFATQFEGEFTLDTSAMVAVGDKQVPTLKIAGKPLNLDFTPPDRFTRQTGGNATIFAASGDDFVRVSTSVKKENGDRAVGTILDHASPAYAAVRDGKPYIGIVKLFGKQFITDYEPIRDASGKVIGILYIGLDVEGNIGALRERIKKMKVGETGYYFVLDANQGKTYGDLIVHPVKEGKNILGSRDAGGREFIKEMLETQHGLMTYPWQNAEAGEKAPRMKVAAYTLFKDWNWLIAGGTYEDEITKEAASLRNRYIVIGLVALAIFAAILHTVMKRTVTRPLVRARDAAVRIAEGDLTVRMPVDRNDEIGLLAEAMNNISSSLSNVVGQVRNGAEQIAGASGEISSGNLDLCSRTEQQAANLASTVNSMQDLTETVRRNAGDAQEANQLALNTSLVAQEGGRMVREVIATMDTIKASSGKIGDIIGVIDGIAFQTNILALNAAVEAARAGEQGRGFAVVATEVRNLAQRSAAAAKEIKGLIVASTAEVDAGSRIVQDAGVTMNDVLASAEKVTAIMARISTANAAQSAGIEHINRSIGEMDQVTQQNAALVEEASAAAQAMQEQADQLARSVRLFKLDQQLADARPALAQY; encoded by the coding sequence ATGAACACACAATCGTTCCGCGTCGCCAACTGGACCGTCGGGTCCAAGATCACGGCATTCACGTTCGCTCTCGTCAGCGCCATTCTCGCCGGTCTCGTGTTCACCATCACCTGGACCACGTCGTCGATGCTGCATGCGCGCGCCATCTCCAACGTCGAGTCGGAATTGCAGAGCGTCGTCAACGCGGTCGAGATGTTCGACAAGGTGATGAAGAGCCAGGCCATGAGCTTCGGCCGCATCTTCGCCACCCAGTTCGAGGGCGAATTCACGCTCGACACGAGCGCCATGGTCGCCGTCGGCGACAAGCAGGTGCCGACGTTGAAAATCGCCGGCAAGCCCCTGAACCTCGACTTCACGCCGCCCGACCGCTTCACGCGCCAGACGGGCGGCAATGCGACGATCTTCGCCGCCAGTGGCGACGACTTCGTCCGCGTCAGCACCTCGGTCAAGAAGGAAAACGGCGACCGCGCCGTGGGCACGATCCTCGACCACGCCAGCCCCGCGTATGCCGCCGTCCGCGACGGCAAGCCTTATATCGGCATCGTCAAGCTGTTCGGCAAGCAGTTCATCACCGACTACGAACCGATCCGCGACGCATCCGGCAAGGTGATCGGCATCCTCTACATCGGCCTCGACGTCGAGGGCAATATCGGCGCCCTGCGCGAGCGCATCAAGAAGATGAAGGTCGGCGAGACGGGCTATTACTTCGTGCTGGACGCGAACCAGGGCAAGACCTACGGCGACCTGATCGTCCACCCGGTCAAGGAAGGCAAGAACATCCTGGGCAGCCGCGACGCCGGCGGCCGCGAATTCATCAAGGAGATGCTCGAGACGCAGCACGGCCTGATGACGTATCCGTGGCAGAACGCCGAAGCCGGCGAGAAGGCGCCGCGCATGAAGGTCGCCGCCTATACGCTGTTCAAGGACTGGAACTGGCTGATCGCCGGCGGCACGTACGAAGACGAGATCACCAAGGAAGCGGCCAGCCTGCGCAACCGCTACATCGTCATCGGCCTCGTCGCGCTGGCGATCTTCGCCGCCATCCTGCACACCGTCATGAAGCGCACCGTCACCCGGCCGCTCGTGCGGGCGCGCGACGCCGCCGTCCGCATCGCCGAGGGCGACCTGACCGTGCGCATGCCCGTCGACCGCAACGACGAGATCGGCCTGCTGGCCGAGGCCATGAACAATATCAGCAGCAGCCTCTCGAACGTGGTGGGCCAGGTGCGGAACGGCGCCGAGCAGATCGCGGGCGCGTCCGGCGAGATCTCGAGCGGCAACCTGGACCTGTGCTCGCGCACCGAACAGCAGGCCGCCAACCTCGCGTCGACCGTGAATTCGATGCAGGACCTGACCGAGACCGTGCGCCGCAACGCGGGCGACGCGCAAGAAGCGAACCAGCTGGCCTTGAACACGTCGCTGGTCGCGCAGGAAGGCGGCCGCATGGTGCGCGAAGTGATCGCGACGATGGACACGATCAAGGCGTCGTCCGGCAAGATCGGCGACATCATCGGCGTCATCGACGGCATCGCCTTCCAGACCAACATCCTCGCGCTGAACGCGGCCGTCGAGGCGGCCCGTGCGGGCGAACAAGGCCGCGGCTTCGCCGTCGTCGCGACCGAGGTGCGCAACCTTGCACAGCGCAGCGCGGCCGCCGCGAAGGAGATCAAGGGCCTGATCGTCGCGTCGACGGCCGAAGTGGATGCCGGCAGCCGCATCGTGCAGGACGCGGGCGTGACGATGAACGACGTGCTGGCCAGCGCCGAAAAGGTCACCGCGATCATGGCCCGCATCAGCACCGCGAACGCGGCGCAGAGCGCCGGCATCGAGCATATCAACCGCTCGATCGGCGAGATGGACCAGGTCACCCAGCAGAACGCCGCCCTCGTCGAGGAAGCCAGCGCCGCCGCCCAGGCCATGCAGGAACAGGCCGACCAGCTGGCGCGTTCCGTCCGATTGTTCAAGCTGGACCAACAGCTGGCCGACGCACGGCCGGCGCTTGCGCAATATTGA
- a CDS encoding ABC transporter transmembrane domain-containing protein, which produces MSNGSTTDTYATAPAPATRKGTLVALKGLLPFLRPYRRQFLFAGIALLVAAGATLAIPYAFKQMIDHGFGAKGGMASAASVNNTFLALFGVAAVLAVATAARYYTVSWLGERVTADIRSAVYRHVVEQSPEFFETTRTGEVLSRLTTDTTLIQTVVGTSISLALRNTLLFAGGLVMLFVTSAKLTSIILGLLVLVVVPIVLFGRRVRKLSRDSQDRIADASALAGEILNAMPTVQAFTYERIEAQRFGTSVEGAFTTAMRRIRARAILTMLAIALVFGAIVFVLWLGAHAVLEGSMTGGDLGQFILYASIVSGAIGALSEVMGEAQRAAGAAERLLELLAVRSSIRSPSHPTPLPARTAGGAALSLAQLQFSYPSRPETAALDHVSLDVKPGETVAVVGPSGAGKTTLFQLLLRFYDPQSGAIRLDGIDIRDLDLHVLRGAIGIVPQDTVIFSANALENIRYGRADATDEEVIAAAKLAAAHEFIERLPQGYQSYLGERGVRLSGGQRQRIAIARALLKNPPLLLLDEATSALDAESERLVQRALEAAMEGRTTLIIAHRLATVQRADRIIVMEDGRIVETGTHASLVALGGIYANLAALQFHNVHVEH; this is translated from the coding sequence ATGAGCAACGGTTCCACCACCGACACATACGCTACCGCACCCGCCCCCGCAACGCGCAAGGGCACCCTCGTCGCCTTGAAAGGCCTGCTGCCCTTCCTGCGCCCGTACCGCCGCCAGTTCCTGTTCGCCGGCATCGCCCTGCTCGTCGCGGCCGGCGCCACGCTCGCGATCCCGTACGCCTTCAAGCAGATGATCGACCACGGCTTCGGCGCCAAAGGCGGCATGGCCAGCGCCGCGAGCGTCAATAACACCTTCCTCGCGCTGTTCGGCGTGGCCGCGGTGCTCGCGGTCGCGACGGCCGCGCGCTATTACACGGTGTCGTGGCTGGGCGAGCGTGTGACGGCGGACATCCGCAGCGCCGTCTACCGCCACGTCGTGGAACAGAGTCCGGAGTTCTTCGAGACGACGCGCACCGGCGAAGTGCTGTCGCGCCTGACGACGGACACGACCCTGATCCAGACCGTCGTCGGCACCAGCATCTCGCTCGCGCTGCGCAACACGCTGCTGTTCGCGGGCGGCCTCGTGATGCTGTTCGTGACGAGCGCGAAGCTCACGTCCATCATCCTCGGCCTGCTGGTGCTGGTCGTCGTGCCGATCGTGCTGTTCGGTCGGCGCGTACGCAAGCTGTCGCGCGATTCGCAGGACCGCATCGCCGACGCGTCGGCCCTGGCCGGCGAGATCCTCAACGCCATGCCGACGGTGCAGGCGTTCACGTACGAACGGATCGAGGCGCAGCGCTTCGGCACATCTGTCGAGGGCGCGTTCACGACCGCGATGCGGCGCATCCGCGCCCGCGCCATCCTCACGATGCTCGCGATCGCGCTCGTGTTCGGCGCGATCGTGTTCGTGCTGTGGCTGGGCGCGCACGCCGTGCTGGAAGGCAGCATGACCGGCGGCGACCTCGGTCAGTTCATCCTGTACGCGTCCATCGTCTCCGGCGCGATCGGCGCGCTGTCGGAAGTGATGGGCGAGGCCCAGCGCGCGGCCGGCGCCGCCGAACGCCTGCTGGAATTGCTGGCCGTCAGGTCAAGCATCCGCAGTCCGTCCCACCCGACGCCGCTGCCCGCGCGCACGGCCGGCGGCGCCGCGCTCTCCCTGGCGCAGCTGCAGTTCTCGTATCCGTCGCGCCCGGAGACCGCTGCGCTGGACCACGTGAGCCTGGACGTCAAGCCCGGCGAGACCGTGGCCGTCGTCGGCCCGTCCGGCGCCGGCAAGACGACCCTGTTCCAGCTGCTGCTGCGCTTCTACGACCCGCAGTCGGGCGCGATCCGGCTCGACGGCATCGACATCCGCGACCTCGACCTGCACGTGCTGCGCGGCGCGATCGGCATCGTCCCGCAGGACACCGTGATCTTCTCGGCCAACGCGCTGGAAAACATCCGCTACGGCCGGGCCGACGCGACCGATGAGGAAGTGATCGCGGCGGCGAAGCTGGCCGCCGCCCACGAATTCATCGAGCGCCTGCCGCAAGGCTATCAATCGTACCTGGGCGAGCGCGGCGTGCGCCTGTCGGGCGGACAGCGCCAGCGCATCGCGATCGCGCGCGCCCTGCTCAAGAATCCGCCGCTGCTCCTGCTGGACGAGGCGACCAGCGCGCTGGACGCGGAATCGGAGCGCCTGGTGCAACGCGCACTGGAAGCGGCGATGGAGGGCCGTACGACGCTGATCATCGCGCACCGCCTGGCCACCGTGCAGCGGGCCGACCGCATCATCGTGATGGAGGACGGGCGCATCGTGGAGACGGGCACGCACGCGTCGCTCGTGGCCCTGGGTGGCATCTACGCCAACCTGGCGGCTTTACAGTTCCATAACGTGCACGTCGAGCATTGA
- a CDS encoding lipocalin-like domain-containing protein — MSFVRMLLLWLAAACVHAAPPVFATVAPSRALTFPADYGAHPDYRTEWWYATGWLNTPDGKPLGFQVTFFRSRTETDPANPSAFAPKQLIIGHAALSDPALGHLVHDQRSARAGFGLAYAYTGTTDVKLDDWSMRRDPDGRYRVVVRAGELSFTLRLAPTQPMLLQGESGYSQKGPQAGHASYYYSEPHLQVDGEIVRGGRKQAVTGTAWLDHEWSSQVLDVNAAGWDWTGINLDDGGALMAFRIRARDGSTLWAHATWRDGAGRVTQYGPDQVRFAPQRTWTSPRTNAAYPVATLLTTGATAWRIEPLQPDQELDSRRSTGAVYWEGAVTVQRDGRPAGRGYLELTGYVSAMKL, encoded by the coding sequence ATGTCGTTCGTTCGCATGCTGCTCCTGTGGCTCGCCGCCGCGTGCGTCCATGCCGCGCCGCCCGTCTTCGCGACGGTCGCCCCCAGCCGCGCCTTGACGTTCCCGGCCGACTATGGCGCCCATCCGGACTACCGTACGGAATGGTGGTACGCGACCGGCTGGCTGAACACGCCGGACGGCAAGCCACTCGGCTTCCAGGTCACGTTCTTCCGCAGCCGCACGGAGACGGATCCCGCCAACCCGAGCGCGTTCGCGCCCAAGCAGCTGATCATCGGCCACGCCGCGCTGTCCGACCCGGCCCTGGGACACCTCGTGCACGACCAGAGAAGCGCACGCGCCGGCTTCGGCCTCGCCTATGCGTATACCGGCACGACGGACGTCAAGCTGGACGACTGGAGCATGCGCCGCGACCCCGACGGCCGCTACCGGGTCGTCGTGCGCGCCGGCGAGCTGTCGTTCACCTTGCGTCTCGCGCCCACGCAACCCATGCTGCTGCAGGGCGAGTCCGGTTATTCGCAAAAGGGCCCGCAGGCCGGCCACGCCAGTTATTACTACAGCGAGCCGCACCTCCAGGTGGACGGCGAGATCGTACGTGGGGGCCGCAAGCAGGCCGTGACGGGCACCGCGTGGCTCGACCACGAATGGTCCAGCCAGGTGCTGGACGTGAACGCCGCCGGCTGGGACTGGACCGGCATCAACCTGGATGACGGCGGCGCCCTGATGGCCTTCCGGATCCGCGCCAGGGATGGGAGTACACTGTGGGCCCACGCGACCTGGCGCGACGGCGCCGGCCGTGTGACGCAGTACGGCCCGGACCAGGTGCGCTTCGCGCCGCAACGGACCTGGACCTCGCCCCGCACGAACGCCGCCTACCCGGTCGCGACGCTGTTGACGACGGGCGCGACCGCATGGCGCATCGAGCCTTTGCAGCCGGACCAGGAACTCGATTCGCGCCGGTCGACCGGGGCCGTGTACTGGGAAGGCGCCGTCACCGTGCAGCGCGACGGCCGGCCCGCCGGGCGCGGCTATCTCGAACTGACGGGCTATGTATCCGCCATGAAGCTATGA
- a CDS encoding ABC transporter permease, translating to MSGVSQLSRWLLFGEWRAHPMRAVLAVVAIAVGVAMGFAIHLINAAAFNEFNAAVQSLSGQADIQVAGREALFDEGIYPRLATHAGVAIASPVLEVDAARADGQGSLKIVGLDAFRAGYIAPDLMGVPDASHPYDVLADDAVFLSPAAQAWLGKARGDVVAVRAGTRDLHLRVAGPILRARSGQRLGVMDIGALQWRFQLTGKLSRVDLKLRDGVDRATFERALAAELDRDYPGRFTVGRPGDANQESRSNNLSRAYRVNLTVLALVALFTGAFLVFSTQALSVLRRRGQFALLRVLGLPRRALLRQVLLEGGTLGVLGALLGIAAGYGLAAAALALFGGDLGAGYFPGVKPHVQFAPGAAIVYFGLGLGVALLGCAAPALEAARARPAIALKSGNDETALERLNRIWPALVCLLLAAACAFAPPVFGLPLFGYFAVALLLVGGIGLMPRLAASAFRLLDHLLLRRENHSPVLALTLARLANAPGQASIALGGVLASFSLMVAMGIMVASFRVSVDDWILHILPADLYVRSSAGGNTGGFGPQEQAAMAAVPGVARSAFLRTRPLSLDPARPNIVLVARDIDAGDPGRLLALVGDAAPVPAGRRPVWISEAMTDLYRLKVGQTLTLPLGGRPQPFFIAGVWRDYANQTGSAVVRLADYRALTGDTTVTDAALWAAPGADVAHIEGALRRLPFGAALQMARPGDIRAMSLRIFDRSFAVTYLLEAIAIAIGLSDVAATFSAQTLARAKEFGMLRHVGVTRGQVLGILAVEGGALTALGVLTGFVLGLVISLILVYVVNPQSFHWTMQLHLPWPLLGGVAAVLVAASVATALVSGRYALSGGPVRAVREDW from the coding sequence ATGTCCGGCGTGAGCCAGCTGTCGCGCTGGCTGCTGTTCGGCGAATGGCGCGCGCACCCGATGCGCGCCGTGCTGGCCGTCGTCGCCATCGCCGTCGGCGTCGCGATGGGTTTCGCCATCCACCTGATCAACGCGGCCGCCTTCAACGAATTCAACGCGGCCGTGCAAAGCCTGTCCGGCCAGGCCGACATCCAGGTGGCGGGACGCGAAGCCCTGTTCGACGAAGGCATCTATCCGCGCCTGGCCACGCATGCGGGCGTCGCCATCGCGTCGCCCGTGCTGGAAGTGGACGCGGCCCGCGCGGACGGACAGGGTTCGCTGAAGATCGTCGGCCTCGACGCCTTCCGCGCCGGCTACATCGCGCCCGACCTGATGGGCGTGCCGGATGCGTCCCACCCGTACGACGTCCTCGCCGACGATGCCGTGTTTCTCTCCCCGGCGGCGCAGGCCTGGCTCGGCAAGGCGCGCGGCGACGTCGTCGCCGTACGCGCCGGCACGCGCGACCTCCACTTGCGCGTGGCGGGTCCGATCTTGCGTGCGCGCAGCGGGCAGCGGCTCGGCGTGATGGACATCGGCGCGCTGCAGTGGCGGTTTCAGCTCACGGGCAAACTGTCGCGCGTCGACCTGAAGCTGCGCGACGGCGTCGACCGCGCCACGTTCGAACGCGCGCTGGCGGCGGAGCTGGACCGCGACTATCCCGGCCGCTTCACGGTCGGCCGGCCCGGCGACGCCAACCAGGAAAGCCGCAGCAATAACCTGAGCCGCGCCTACCGCGTGAACCTCACGGTGCTGGCGCTCGTCGCGCTGTTCACCGGCGCCTTCCTCGTGTTTTCCACGCAGGCGCTGTCGGTGCTGCGCCGGCGCGGCCAGTTCGCGCTGCTGCGCGTGCTCGGCCTCCCGCGGCGCGCCCTGCTGCGGCAAGTGCTGCTGGAAGGTGGGACGCTCGGCGTGCTCGGCGCCCTGCTCGGCATCGCCGCAGGCTACGGCCTCGCGGCGGCCGCGTTGGCGCTGTTCGGCGGCGACCTCGGCGCCGGCTACTTCCCCGGCGTGAAGCCGCACGTGCAATTCGCGCCCGGCGCCGCCATCGTCTACTTCGGCCTGGGCCTCGGCGTCGCGCTGCTCGGCTGCGCGGCACCGGCCCTGGAAGCGGCGCGCGCCCGGCCCGCCATCGCGCTCAAATCGGGCAACGACGAGACGGCACTGGAGCGCCTGAACCGTATCTGGCCCGCGCTTGTCTGCCTGCTGCTGGCCGCCGCGTGCGCGTTCGCGCCGCCCGTGTTCGGGCTGCCGCTGTTCGGCTATTTCGCCGTCGCGCTGCTGCTGGTGGGCGGCATCGGCCTGATGCCGCGGCTCGCCGCCTCCGCGTTCCGCCTGCTGGACCACCTGTTGCTGCGGCGCGAAAACCATTCTCCCGTGCTGGCGCTGACACTGGCGCGCCTCGCGAACGCGCCCGGCCAGGCATCGATCGCGCTGGGCGGCGTGCTGGCGAGCTTCAGCCTGATGGTCGCGATGGGCATCATGGTCGCCAGCTTCCGCGTCTCCGTCGACGACTGGATACTGCACATCCTGCCCGCCGACCTGTACGTGCGCAGCAGCGCCGGCGGCAACACGGGCGGCTTCGGGCCGCAGGAACAGGCCGCGATGGCCGCCGTGCCGGGTGTCGCGCGCAGCGCTTTCCTGCGCACGCGGCCCTTGTCTCTCGATCCGGCGCGCCCGAACATCGTGCTCGTCGCGCGCGACATCGACGCCGGCGATCCGGGCCGCCTGCTTGCCCTCGTCGGCGACGCGGCGCCGGTGCCTGCCGGCCGCCGCCCCGTGTGGATCTCGGAAGCGATGACGGACCTGTACCGATTGAAAGTCGGCCAGACATTGACCCTGCCGCTGGGCGGCCGCCCGCAACCGTTCTTCATCGCCGGCGTGTGGCGCGACTACGCCAACCAGACCGGTTCCGCCGTCGTGCGCCTGGCCGACTACCGCGCACTGACGGGCGACACGACGGTCACGGACGCGGCGCTGTGGGCCGCACCCGGCGCGGACGTCGCGCACATCGAGGGCGCGTTGCGGCGGCTGCCGTTCGGCGCCGCGCTGCAGATGGCGCGCCCCGGCGACATCCGCGCCATGAGCCTGAGAATCTTCGACCGCAGCTTCGCCGTGACCTATCTGCTGGAAGCGATCGCGATCGCCATCGGCCTCTCCGACGTGGCGGCCACGTTCTCCGCGCAGACCCTGGCGCGCGCGAAGGAATTCGGCATGCTGCGCCACGTCGGCGTCACGCGCGGGCAGGTGCTGGGCATCCTCGCGGTCGAAGGCGGCGCGCTCACGGCGCTGGGCGTCCTGACCGGGTTCGTGCTGGGCCTCGTCATCAGCCTGATTCTCGTCTACGTCGTCAACCCGCAATCGTTCCACTGGACGATGCAGCTGCACCTGCCGTGGCCTTTGCTGGGCGGCGTCGCGGCCGTGCTGGTGGCGGCATCCGTCGCGACGGCGCTCGTGTCGGGCCGCTACGCGCTGTCCGGCGGGCCGGTGCGCGCCGTGCGGGAGGACTGGTGA
- a CDS encoding DUF4124 domain-containing protein, protein MTRLFPLLAACMVSGALAQPVYKCTQDGKTVYADRPCAAGRSVELPPPAGIRPEGAETVATRDARTLVELEKLRIAREKEQQRVDKADARTARAAAARRKQCERLHLRKRWADEDAARLAGRARIAAQRRSTRAREALAVECPA, encoded by the coding sequence ATGACGCGCTTATTTCCCCTGCTGGCGGCCTGCATGGTGTCCGGCGCCCTCGCCCAACCCGTCTACAAGTGCACGCAGGACGGCAAGACGGTTTACGCGGACCGGCCTTGCGCCGCCGGCCGATCGGTCGAGCTGCCGCCACCGGCCGGCATACGGCCCGAAGGCGCGGAGACGGTCGCCACGCGCGACGCGCGCACGCTCGTCGAACTGGAAAAGCTGCGCATCGCACGCGAGAAGGAACAGCAGCGCGTCGACAAGGCCGACGCGCGCACGGCCCGCGCCGCCGCCGCGCGCCGCAAGCAGTGCGAACGCCTGCACCTGCGCAAGCGCTGGGCCGACGAAGACGCCGCGCGGCTGGCGGGCCGCGCCCGCATCGCGGCGCAGCGCAGGTCGACGCGGGCGCGGGAAGCGCTGGCGGTGGAATGTCCGGCGTGA